The following proteins are co-located in the Mesotoga sp. BH458_6_3_2_1 genome:
- a CDS encoding aminoacyl-tRNA deacylase, with the protein MKDKKTHRTNATRILDGLGIKYEVLEYEVDESDLGAENVALKLGLSVSQTVKTIVLKGDRSGIFVCCLGGHREIDMKKLPKVTGDRDIETVPAERLLTLTGYVRGGVSPLGMKKNLRILIDSDVLNEDSVSMSAGKRGLQLWLRPSDLVSATEGQLASFSKEKH; encoded by the coding sequence ATGAAAGACAAAAAAACTCACAGAACGAATGCGACAAGGATTTTAGACGGCCTTGGGATAAAATATGAAGTTCTGGAATACGAAGTCGATGAGAGCGATCTAGGCGCAGAGAATGTCGCGTTAAAACTGGGATTATCTGTGTCGCAAACGGTGAAGACTATCGTCTTGAAGGGTGACAGAAGTGGTATCTTTGTTTGTTGCTTAGGGGGACACAGAGAGATAGACATGAAAAAACTCCCTAAAGTTACCGGAGACAGGGATATTGAGACTGTTCCAGCAGAACGACTCCTGACGCTTACTGGTTATGTGAGAGGTGGAGTCTCTCCGCTTGGAATGAAGAAGAACTTGAGAATACTTATTGACAGCGATGTGTTGAATGAAGACAGTGTCTCTATGAGTGCCGGTAAGCGAGGTCTCCAATTATGGTTAAGACCGTCGGATCTTGTTTCTGCAACTGAAGGTCAGTTGGCCTCCTTTTCAAAAGAGAAGCACTAG
- the prfA gene encoding peptide chain release factor 1: MDLGKIMEVFRERFKEVEKELSKPEVASDPEKLMEYGKKHSELSEIINLYGEISSMKSELEDWHEMKTSADESELEEIDKTVSDLESSISRQELNLKGLLVPDLSDERNIIIEIRAGTGGEEAALFAADLFRMYNRYAERNNWKSEIIDSNETDIGGLKEMIFQIRGRSVFSKLKYESGVHRVQRVPSTESGGRIHTSTATVAVLPEASETEVKIDPADLRIDTYRASGAGGQHVNKTDSAVRIVHEPTGIVVAVQKERSQHQNKARALEILRARLYEMYSLKAENEITETRRTQIGTGERSEKIRTYNYPQNRVTDHRINFTSYRLLYIMDGDLDELVTELSAADINKRLELLHKKLIG, encoded by the coding sequence ATGGATCTAGGTAAGATAATGGAAGTCTTCAGGGAACGCTTCAAAGAAGTCGAGAAGGAGCTTTCCAAGCCCGAAGTTGCTTCTGACCCGGAAAAGCTTATGGAATATGGCAAGAAGCATTCGGAACTCTCCGAGATCATTAATCTCTACGGTGAGATCAGCTCAATGAAAAGTGAACTTGAGGATTGGCACGAAATGAAGACTTCTGCCGATGAGAGCGAACTTGAGGAAATTGATAAAACAGTTTCTGATCTTGAAAGCAGCATTTCTAGGCAAGAGCTTAATCTTAAGGGACTTCTGGTTCCCGATCTTTCCGATGAAAGAAACATAATAATCGAAATAAGGGCAGGTACCGGCGGTGAGGAGGCTGCGTTGTTCGCCGCGGATCTATTCCGTATGTACAACAGATATGCCGAGCGAAACAACTGGAAATCAGAGATTATTGATTCGAATGAGACAGATATCGGAGGACTAAAGGAAATGATCTTCCAGATAAGGGGGAGGAGTGTTTTCAGCAAGCTGAAGTATGAAAGCGGAGTCCACAGAGTTCAGAGAGTGCCCTCAACCGAATCAGGTGGAAGGATCCACACCTCTACGGCAACAGTAGCTGTACTTCCTGAAGCAAGCGAAACCGAAGTTAAGATAGATCCGGCCGACCTAAGGATAGACACATACAGGGCTTCTGGAGCCGGCGGTCAACATGTCAACAAGACTGATTCTGCAGTCAGGATAGTCCATGAACCGACGGGAATTGTTGTCGCTGTACAGAAGGAGAGATCTCAGCACCAGAATAAGGCAAGAGCTCTTGAGATTCTGCGAGCAAGGCTCTACGAAATGTACAGTTTGAAGGCTGAAAATGAAATAACTGAGACCAGAAGGACGCAGATTGGTACAGGGGAAAGGAGTGAGAAGATAAGGACCTACAACTATCCTCAGAACAGAGTAACTGATCACAGGATAAACTTCACGAGCTACAGACTCCTGTACATAATGGACGGAGATCTCGACGAACTTGTTACTGAGCTTTCTGCAGCAGATATCAACAAACGTTTGGAACTACTACATAAGAAGCTTATCGGTTAG
- a CDS encoding type IV pilus twitching motility protein PilT: MLIMEILSKGEQMNASDLHLTSGRNVMYRVDGELIQDKLLTDTIMMKKITTELQEISEVKLQDSDSKEIDFSFGFSSSRVRGNYFYSNKLPVIALRLIPKTIKTLDDLGYPALFKDFCKPDKGLVLVAGPTGSGKSTTLAAMLENINRTRHVHLITIEDPVEYVFEPKSALIHQRELGSDTKSFYNGLKYALRQDPDVILVGEMRDSETMELAMTAAETGHLVFSTIHTNSAATTPERIVGVFPPHQQNQIAMQLANTLLAVVYQRLLRRRDGKGRIAILEILVVNQAIRNLIREKKFHQIESMMQAGIKFGMVTFDDALMDAFKNGIIDKDQLQDYARDANAMVRRAF; the protein is encoded by the coding sequence ATGTTGATTATGGAAATCCTGAGTAAGGGTGAACAGATGAATGCGAGCGATTTACATTTGACATCTGGAAGGAACGTTATGTACAGGGTTGACGGAGAGTTGATTCAGGACAAGCTGTTGACCGATACAATAATGATGAAGAAGATCACTACTGAGCTTCAAGAGATATCTGAGGTGAAGCTTCAGGACTCAGATAGTAAGGAAATTGACTTTTCTTTCGGATTCAGTTCTTCAAGAGTAAGAGGTAACTACTTCTATTCCAATAAGCTACCGGTTATTGCTTTGAGATTGATTCCAAAGACAATCAAGACGCTTGATGATCTCGGGTATCCTGCACTGTTCAAAGATTTCTGTAAGCCAGATAAGGGGTTGGTCTTGGTAGCAGGTCCTACTGGAAGCGGTAAATCGACCACCCTCGCAGCGATGCTCGAGAACATAAATCGTACAAGGCACGTTCACCTGATCACGATAGAGGATCCGGTAGAGTATGTTTTTGAGCCAAAGAGTGCCTTGATCCACCAGAGAGAGCTTGGATCAGACACGAAATCCTTCTACAATGGATTGAAATACGCTCTCAGACAGGACCCGGATGTAATCCTTGTTGGCGAAATGAGGGACAGTGAAACTATGGAACTGGCTATGACGGCTGCCGAGACCGGTCATCTTGTCTTTTCAACCATTCATACGAATTCGGCCGCAACGACTCCCGAAAGAATAGTCGGTGTCTTCCCACCTCATCAGCAAAATCAGATAGCCATGCAGCTTGCAAATACCCTTTTGGCAGTAGTCTATCAGAGGCTTTTGAGAAGAAGAGACGGCAAAGGAAGAATTGCGATTCTTGAGATTCTTGTTGTTAATCAGGCGATAAGAAACCTTATCAGGGAGAAGAAATTCCACCAGATAGAGTCGATGATGCAAGCCGGTATAAAATTTGGGATGGTCACCTTTGATGATGCGCTAATGGACGCATTCAAGAATGGGATTATTGATAAAGATCAGCTACAGGATTATGCAAGAGATGCCAATGCGATGGTCAGGAGGGCCTTTTAA
- a CDS encoding alpha-amylase family glycosyl hydrolase, producing the protein MFYELYLRSFYDGNGDGIGDLVGAERKLDYLADLGIDGIWLLPILQSPSYHGYSVTDFFNVNPIYGNIKELRSFLASAHKLGLKVILDLPVNHTSPNHEWFLKALDGDKPYRDWYLFLKNKEWLKARRHWDGEKVWTDYSGQLAYTLFGPGSPDLNYESPSLWQQMKEVLTFWLSVGFDGFRFDAAKHIFDFSLEKGICEYQHSRNLAFWKEMTSHCRSISPNSIFVSEVWDDARIVDLYSAIFGIGFNFPLAEDLKASIVTRNPELLVKSLKTDLNRCFRSKRSYESGLFLTNHDMSRLVSAMNGDKELSLLAMSILLSLPGVPFLYYGEELGMEGIYDMYFNEEQLEPFLWFENGYGPGQTEWKALGKNHPHSGRSFEAQKVIKDSYFKRFKAIMEFRKLNHWLRLATIKSVKIKEDLVMIKVVGESKTANVFHNLGKERVPVEAEKGIQVINGSITRYRNRRYLGALSSAIEVTS; encoded by the coding sequence ATGTTCTACGAACTCTATCTAAGATCTTTTTATGACGGCAATGGAGATGGAATAGGGGATCTTGTCGGAGCTGAAAGAAAACTGGATTATCTTGCAGACCTCGGTATCGATGGAATATGGCTACTGCCTATTCTTCAGTCACCATCCTACCACGGCTATAGCGTTACCGACTTCTTCAATGTCAATCCTATCTATGGAAATATAAAGGAACTAAGGAGTTTTCTGGCGTCGGCTCATAAACTAGGCCTTAAGGTGATACTAGATCTTCCAGTAAACCATACTTCTCCAAACCACGAGTGGTTTCTGAAAGCGCTCGACGGTGACAAACCTTACAGAGATTGGTATCTCTTTCTCAAGAACAAAGAATGGTTAAAGGCCAGAAGACACTGGGACGGAGAGAAGGTATGGACTGACTACTCAGGCCAGCTGGCTTACACATTGTTTGGACCGGGAAGCCCCGATCTCAATTATGAATCCCCCTCTCTCTGGCAACAGATGAAGGAGGTCCTCACATTCTGGCTTTCAGTTGGATTTGATGGATTTAGATTCGATGCGGCAAAACACATCTTTGACTTCTCACTCGAGAAGGGAATATGTGAATATCAGCACAGCCGCAATCTTGCTTTTTGGAAAGAAATGACTTCTCATTGCAGATCCATTTCTCCTAATTCGATCTTCGTGAGTGAAGTTTGGGATGACGCCAGAATCGTTGATCTCTACTCTGCGATATTCGGAATAGGATTCAATTTTCCGCTTGCCGAGGACCTGAAGGCCTCAATAGTTACAAGAAATCCCGAACTACTTGTGAAATCACTGAAAACTGATCTCAATAGATGTTTCAGGTCGAAACGAAGCTACGAATCTGGACTATTTCTTACAAATCACGACATGAGTCGTCTTGTCTCAGCAATGAATGGCGACAAAGAGCTTTCACTATTGGCAATGTCGATCTTACTGTCTTTGCCGGGAGTGCCCTTCCTATACTACGGAGAGGAGCTTGGGATGGAGGGGATCTATGACATGTATTTCAACGAAGAACAACTTGAACCATTTCTCTGGTTTGAAAATGGCTATGGCCCTGGTCAAACGGAGTGGAAAGCTCTGGGGAAGAATCACCCTCACAGCGGCAGATCTTTCGAAGCGCAGAAAGTGATCAAAGACAGCTACTTTAAAAGATTCAAAGCTATAATGGAATTTAGAAAGCTGAATCATTGGTTGAGGCTTGCTACCATAAAAAGCGTGAAGATAAAGGAAGACCTGGTAATGATAAAGGTGGTTGGAGAGAGCAAGACCGCAAATGTATTCCATAATCTTGGGAAAGAGCGAGTTCCTGTAGAGGCTGAAAAAGGTATTCAAGTTATAAACGGCTCCATAACCAGATATCGCAACAGAAGATACCTCGGGGCGCTCTCCAGTGCAATTGAGGTGACCTCATGA
- a CDS encoding cation diffusion facilitator family transporter — translation MTGDRATLSRRGSIIGVGGNAALALMKVFTGFFTGSMAILADGVDSTTDILTSVITWISTSVSNKPPDAQHPYGHERADAVASKIVSMIIFFAGAQLAMSSVQKLFTGASSVTNLALVITVASISAIAKYLLYRYKLGIGRKIDSSVFIADAMNMKLDIIISLSVLGGSIFVGITGLQIVDSIVGLIVSALVIKTSIEIFWETNYELMDGLKPDDNIYRIIFDALKRVPDVYNPHKVRVRKMGYKYLVDLDIEVNPRLSVSRAHSLAKQVEAAIKKDKENVYDVHVHVEPSGNVEEENFGIDSSNEFSHNDEQGQEIDRYSSK, via the coding sequence ATGACAGGAGATAGGGCAACTCTCTCGAGAAGGGGTTCAATAATCGGTGTAGGTGGAAATGCAGCACTTGCACTAATGAAGGTTTTTACAGGCTTCTTCACGGGCAGTATGGCTATTCTTGCCGATGGAGTAGACTCTACTACGGATATCCTGACTTCAGTAATAACATGGATTTCCACATCTGTCTCAAACAAGCCGCCTGATGCCCAACATCCCTATGGCCACGAAAGAGCAGATGCCGTAGCCTCAAAGATAGTGTCAATGATTATTTTTTTCGCCGGGGCACAGCTTGCAATGAGCTCTGTTCAGAAGCTTTTTACGGGTGCGTCTTCAGTTACGAACCTTGCTTTGGTGATAACGGTTGCCTCGATCTCCGCTATTGCGAAGTATCTTCTGTACCGTTACAAGCTCGGGATCGGAAGAAAGATTGACTCTTCAGTCTTTATTGCAGATGCGATGAACATGAAACTGGACATCATAATTTCGTTGTCTGTTCTTGGGGGTTCAATCTTCGTAGGAATTACCGGTCTTCAGATAGTCGACTCAATTGTCGGGCTAATCGTTTCCGCTCTGGTAATCAAGACATCGATCGAGATTTTTTGGGAGACAAACTACGAGCTGATGGACGGACTGAAACCGGACGACAATATTTATAGGATAATCTTCGATGCGCTGAAAAGAGTCCCTGATGTTTATAACCCTCACAAAGTAAGGGTAAGAAAGATGGGTTACAAGTACCTCGTAGACCTGGATATAGAAGTAAATCCTAGGCTCTCCGTAAGTAGGGCTCATTCCCTTGCTAAGCAAGTTGAAGCTGCCATAAAGAAGGATAAAGAGAACGTGTACGATGTCCACGTTCACGTAGAACCTTCGGGCAATGTTGAAGAAGAGAACTTTGGAATCGATTCATCGAATGAGTTCAGTCACAACGACGAACAGGGGCAGGAGATTGATCGATACTCTTCTAAGTAA
- the rbr gene encoding rubrerythrin, whose product MVNLKGTKTLENLMKAFAGESQARNRYTFYASVAKKEGYEQISAIFKETADNEKEHAEVFFKHIIEGMAGELPIMVHVDADYPVDLRGTKENLKAAAAGENEEWTELYPTFADVAENEGFKAVAESFRQIAKVENRHEARYLKLLENIEAGKVFKRDEKVLWKCGNCGYILEAKEAPEQCPACKHAKAYFELFVENY is encoded by the coding sequence ATTGTGAATCTAAAGGGCACAAAGACTCTTGAGAATCTTATGAAGGCATTTGCTGGTGAATCGCAGGCGAGAAACAGATACACTTTCTATGCTTCTGTGGCCAAGAAGGAAGGTTATGAGCAAATTTCGGCAATTTTCAAGGAAACTGCAGACAACGAGAAGGAGCACGCTGAAGTTTTCTTTAAGCACATTATAGAAGGTATGGCCGGCGAGTTGCCGATTATGGTCCACGTGGATGCAGATTATCCTGTTGATTTGAGAGGAACGAAAGAGAATCTCAAGGCAGCTGCGGCCGGAGAAAACGAGGAGTGGACGGAACTTTATCCAACATTTGCCGATGTAGCAGAAAATGAAGGTTTCAAAGCTGTTGCTGAGAGCTTCCGGCAAATAGCAAAGGTTGAGAACAGACACGAGGCCCGTTACTTGAAACTCCTTGAGAATATTGAGGCTGGGAAGGTCTTCAAGAGAGATGAGAAGGTTCTGTGGAAATGCGGTAACTGCGGTTACATTCTCGAAGCAAAGGAAGCACCGGAACAGTGTCCGGCATGCAAACATGCAAAGGCTTACTTCGAGCTCTTTGTTGAGAACTACTAG
- a CDS encoding patatin-like phospholipase family protein, giving the protein MGRLNLSELLIPAKERINFDDKVGLVLSGGGARGAYQIGVWKALKDCGIEIGGVYGTSVGALNSMAVAMDKFEDARELWLKIDFDKIVIDGTDGSLIEKAIGALKSGGFDPAPLRKNFGRLLKEEDVRKAVVDIGIVTYSLSNMEPRELFIEDIPKGELEDYILASANHPVFKREQIGLEKFIDGGIYRNIPVNMALGRGFKEIIIVDLGPKRIRDVLTLASLKRLEEVKHLVIKPREFYGDVLDFDPEVSRDFMKEGYLDCLSELGYLAGEEYYVFAKQDTIAKALFTMPEKKRKEAKAIFGIEPWQSESTYHFYYGQLVPVLQNHFGTTSPLETWVVLLDKLAGLMELEKLELFSLQTLIERITSAVRSSIENIEYNDISCQRVMSFLEFLINNSNMKDLEDQEFKKFEDGFSSLTRLE; this is encoded by the coding sequence GTGGGAAGATTGAATCTGTCCGAACTTCTTATTCCGGCTAAGGAAAGGATCAATTTCGACGATAAAGTTGGACTCGTGCTCTCTGGAGGAGGTGCCCGAGGCGCTTATCAGATAGGAGTCTGGAAGGCTCTAAAGGATTGTGGAATCGAGATTGGGGGAGTCTATGGGACTTCGGTAGGAGCCTTAAACTCAATGGCAGTTGCTATGGACAAGTTCGAAGACGCTCGTGAATTATGGCTGAAAATCGATTTCGATAAAATCGTAATAGATGGAACTGACGGCAGCTTGATCGAAAAAGCGATTGGCGCACTGAAGAGTGGGGGGTTCGATCCTGCTCCGCTTAGAAAAAACTTTGGTCGTCTCCTTAAGGAAGAGGACGTTCGAAAAGCCGTAGTTGATATTGGTATAGTCACTTATTCTCTCAGCAATATGGAGCCTAGGGAACTCTTCATCGAGGATATTCCTAAAGGAGAGCTAGAAGACTACATTCTGGCAAGCGCGAATCATCCAGTATTCAAAAGAGAGCAAATTGGCTTGGAAAAGTTCATAGATGGAGGTATATACAGGAATATTCCCGTCAATATGGCTCTTGGCAGGGGCTTCAAAGAGATTATCATAGTAGATCTCGGTCCCAAGAGAATAAGAGATGTGCTTACCCTCGCATCACTGAAGAGATTGGAGGAAGTCAAGCATCTTGTCATCAAACCGAGAGAATTTTATGGAGATGTCCTTGACTTCGATCCCGAAGTTTCTCGAGATTTTATGAAAGAGGGATATCTCGACTGTCTCAGTGAACTGGGTTATCTTGCCGGAGAGGAGTACTATGTTTTTGCAAAACAGGACACGATTGCAAAAGCGCTCTTCACAATGCCAGAAAAGAAAAGGAAAGAGGCAAAAGCAATCTTTGGAATTGAACCCTGGCAGAGCGAGTCTACTTACCACTTCTATTACGGTCAACTTGTGCCTGTATTGCAGAACCACTTTGGAACAACTAGTCCTTTGGAAACATGGGTAGTGCTTCTAGATAAGCTTGCAGGGCTTATGGAGCTTGAGAAACTTGAACTCTTCAGTTTGCAAACGTTGATCGAGCGGATCACTTCTGCTGTACGTTCAAGTATTGAGAACATAGAGTATAACGATATCTCCTGTCAAAGGGTAATGAGTTTTCTTGAGTTTTTGATAAACAACTCAAATATGAAAGATCTTGAAGATCAGGAATTCAAGAAATTCGAAGATGGATTCAGTTCTTTGACTCGTCTGGAATAG
- a CDS encoding serine hydrolase: MNPESFRKRFAEIPSEMERIVAEGEIPGISCGARFGDIVETASFGVTNINHPLKVNDETFFQIGSITKTFVALAVMRLVDAGRIDLERPIKELIEDFALSDKGAEEKITMKHLLTHTSGMKGDYFKDFGYGKDALEKMVKSMSAIPQINPPGKILSYCNSGFYVAGRAIEVFTGKPFEEAINEMVSKPLELDKIRFFPEEIITERFAVGHQIEKEHISIARPWHIGRAMHPAGGIITNVKDLLKYSAFYFAESAPRRSGIISEDSFEALTTGKIDASPASKVALGWFVEEIEGAKVLQHGGGTNGQISLLIIVPDLNFSAAILTNSSEGSKATSIFTRIVIESILGLSPTTLTPANDALERAEKILGMYIGEMSDLDIFKKDGKLFIREIPRGGFPEEDSEPAPPSLPQEVSISEEGLLINHSEPYLSNAGEFMPDPSSEVAELRIGLRIYKRSLSNEIL; the protein is encoded by the coding sequence ATGAACCCGGAAAGTTTTAGAAAGCGCTTCGCGGAAATTCCGTCTGAAATGGAAAGGATAGTTGCAGAAGGAGAGATTCCCGGAATCTCCTGCGGGGCTCGTTTTGGCGACATAGTCGAAACAGCCTCTTTTGGGGTCACAAACATCAACCATCCCTTGAAGGTGAATGATGAGACTTTCTTCCAGATCGGCTCGATAACCAAGACTTTCGTTGCTCTTGCGGTTATGAGATTGGTCGATGCCGGCAGGATCGATCTGGAAAGACCCATCAAGGAACTCATCGAAGATTTCGCTCTTTCAGATAAAGGAGCTGAAGAAAAGATCACGATGAAACATCTTCTGACCCATACGTCTGGCATGAAGGGAGATTACTTCAAGGATTTTGGTTATGGTAAGGATGCCCTGGAGAAAATGGTGAAGAGCATGTCTGCTATTCCTCAGATCAACCCTCCGGGAAAGATTCTCTCGTACTGCAATTCCGGTTTCTATGTCGCGGGCAGAGCCATCGAAGTGTTCACCGGAAAGCCCTTCGAAGAAGCCATCAATGAAATGGTTTCAAAACCCCTCGAGCTCGATAAGATTCGTTTCTTTCCCGAAGAGATCATTACCGAACGCTTTGCCGTCGGCCATCAGATAGAGAAGGAGCACATATCCATTGCTCGTCCTTGGCATATAGGTAGAGCGATGCACCCGGCAGGCGGTATTATTACCAACGTCAAGGATTTGCTCAAGTATTCTGCATTCTACTTTGCTGAATCGGCACCTAGAAGATCTGGAATCATAAGCGAAGACTCATTTGAAGCTCTAACCACGGGGAAAATAGACGCTTCTCCCGCCTCCAAAGTTGCTCTGGGATGGTTCGTCGAGGAAATTGAAGGCGCCAAGGTCCTGCAGCATGGAGGCGGCACCAACGGTCAGATTTCCTTGTTGATAATAGTACCTGATCTTAATTTTTCGGCGGCTATCCTTACCAATAGCAGTGAAGGCAGCAAAGCAACCTCTATCTTCACCAGAATCGTAATCGAGAGCATTCTGGGACTAAGCCCCACTACTTTGACTCCGGCCAACGATGCGCTAGAGCGGGCAGAGAAGATTCTAGGGATGTATATAGGGGAAATGTCCGATCTGGATATCTTCAAGAAAGACGGCAAGCTCTTCATAAGAGAGATACCTCGCGGAGGATTCCCCGAAGAAGACTCGGAACCGGCCCCACCATCTCTTCCTCAAGAAGTGTCGATATCCGAGGAAGGACTCCTGATAAATCATAGTGAACCTTATCTGTCAAACGCGGGAGAGTTCATGCCCGATCCTTCGAGTGAAGTTGCAGAACTTAGAATAGGGCTTCGCATATACAAGAGGTCATTGAGCAATGAAATTCTCTGA
- the murA gene encoding UDP-N-acetylglucosamine 1-carboxyvinyltransferase: MSQLVVMGNTRLKGEIRASGSKNSVLPILAATVMIEEPVVIKNVPELRDVQTMISILQQIGKTVSFENETVTIMPGEILVGNVPYELVRKMRASFNIIGPLAMICGWAKVGKPGGCNIGQRPVDFHLKGLEAFGFKITEEHGDVMAVIPQSFEREIIYALPFPSVGATEQLMTTAALMEGSKVTIENAAREPEISDLQNFLNKCGAKISGASTPTIKVTGVGKLSGAEYSVIPDRVEIGTYLLGAIATKGDIKIHGAIADHLIALLSILEEMGAGIEKSHEYLRAFWKGPLNPVRVSSEPYPGFPTDLQPIITAVLATVEGTSVLEENVFENRFGYVDELNRMGAQIKVSSSHANIRGVSKLSGAEVIAPDIRAGAALVMAGLAADGETIINNVTHLFRGYERFQEKLRTLGAKITFYPDEE, from the coding sequence ATGAGCCAGCTCGTTGTTATGGGAAACACACGTCTTAAAGGCGAGATAAGGGCAAGTGGCTCCAAGAATTCAGTGCTACCGATTCTGGCGGCTACAGTAATGATTGAAGAGCCAGTCGTCATAAAGAATGTGCCGGAATTGCGAGATGTCCAGACGATGATATCTATACTTCAGCAGATTGGAAAGACAGTCTCTTTCGAAAACGAAACCGTCACAATAATGCCTGGAGAGATTCTGGTAGGAAACGTTCCATATGAACTCGTAAGAAAAATGAGAGCCTCATTCAATATCATTGGTCCTCTCGCCATGATCTGTGGTTGGGCCAAGGTTGGAAAGCCTGGTGGTTGCAATATTGGCCAGCGTCCTGTTGATTTTCATCTCAAGGGTTTGGAGGCTTTTGGATTTAAGATAACCGAAGAGCACGGCGACGTTATGGCCGTAATTCCGCAGAGTTTTGAGAGAGAGATAATCTATGCTCTTCCGTTTCCCAGTGTAGGAGCTACCGAGCAGCTAATGACTACTGCAGCGCTTATGGAAGGGAGCAAAGTAACGATTGAAAACGCCGCTCGCGAACCCGAAATTTCTGATCTTCAGAACTTTCTTAACAAGTGTGGTGCGAAAATCAGTGGTGCCTCAACTCCAACCATCAAAGTGACGGGAGTTGGAAAGCTTAGTGGAGCAGAGTATTCAGTTATTCCAGATAGAGTAGAAATCGGAACGTATTTGCTCGGAGCGATCGCCACCAAAGGTGATATTAAAATCCATGGAGCAATTGCAGACCATTTGATCGCATTGTTGAGCATTCTCGAAGAGATGGGTGCAGGCATCGAAAAGAGCCATGAATACTTGCGAGCTTTCTGGAAAGGCCCCTTGAACCCTGTTAGAGTATCATCTGAACCATATCCTGGATTTCCCACAGATCTTCAACCAATAATAACGGCCGTCTTGGCTACGGTAGAGGGTACTTCGGTGCTTGAGGAAAACGTCTTCGAAAATCGTTTTGGATACGTAGATGAGCTAAACCGTATGGGGGCCCAGATTAAGGTTTCAAGCAGTCATGCAAATATCCGCGGGGTAAGCAAGCTGAGTGGAGCAGAAGTAATTGCCCCAGATATCAGGGCCGGAGCAGCTCTTGTCATGGCCGGACTTGCCGCCGATGGAGAGACAATTATCAACAACGTCACTCACCTATTCAGAGGTTACGAGAGATTTCAAGAGAAACTGAGAACACTCGGAGCAAAGATAACGTTTTATCCCGACGAAGAATGA
- a CDS encoding radical SAM protein produces the protein MDSNAERLDRVQKAIEITGERLRSCDLCPKKCRVNRYETPGFCMQRIEPRVSATVLHFGEEPPLVKEGGAGAVFFSGCTMSCLYCQNFAFSQKNAGKVFSFEELSKHFIKIQEEGAACIDLVTPTPNLYGFLKAYELALEEGFFLPVVFNTSGYEEVSTLQLLDGIVDIYLTDIRYTDDAVGEKYSLVPDYWTVTKNSVKEMFRQTGSFREENMRGVIVRHLVLPEGIAGTEEMAEFVAFELSSSVPISLMSQYRPVYRAREHYELSRKISEEEYVYALDVIDRFGLTGWMQHFECKENFRAKPLRWD, from the coding sequence ATGGATTCAAACGCAGAAAGACTCGACAGAGTACAGAAAGCAATAGAAATAACGGGAGAAAGACTGCGCTCTTGTGACCTGTGCCCAAAGAAATGTCGTGTAAACAGGTATGAGACTCCTGGTTTCTGCATGCAGAGGATCGAACCAAGAGTTTCAGCAACAGTACTGCACTTTGGGGAAGAACCACCTTTGGTGAAGGAAGGCGGTGCAGGTGCAGTCTTTTTCAGTGGCTGCACAATGAGCTGTCTCTACTGTCAAAACTTCGCTTTCAGTCAGAAGAACGCAGGTAAGGTCTTTTCATTTGAAGAGCTATCAAAACACTTCATAAAGATTCAGGAGGAAGGAGCCGCTTGCATCGATCTCGTCACTCCGACTCCCAATCTGTATGGCTTCCTTAAAGCCTACGAACTTGCACTTGAGGAGGGCTTTTTCCTTCCAGTGGTGTTCAACACTAGCGGTTATGAAGAAGTAAGTACGCTGCAGCTTCTCGATGGAATAGTCGACATCTATCTCACAGACATAAGATACACCGACGATGCGGTTGGAGAGAAATACTCCCTTGTCCCAGATTACTGGACCGTCACAAAGAATTCAGTGAAGGAGATGTTTAGACAAACTGGCTCCTTCAGAGAAGAAAACATGCGAGGAGTTATAGTCAGGCACCTTGTTCTACCTGAAGGAATTGCAGGTACAGAAGAGATGGCGGAGTTTGTGGCTTTTGAATTGTCCTCGTCCGTTCCCATATCGCTTATGTCACAGTATCGACCAGTTTACAGGGCTAGAGAGCACTACGAACTATCGAGAAAAATCTCGGAAGAGGAATACGTTTATGCACTTGATGTGATTGATAGATTTGGTCTTACTGGATGGATGCAGCATTTCGAATGTAAGGAGAATTTCAGGGCCAAACCTTTGAGGTGGGACTAG